One genomic window of Polyangium aurulentum includes the following:
- a CDS encoding alkaline phosphatase family protein: MAISKIEHVVVLMLENRSFDHLMGFFPGANGLKGDEYNLRQPFEPESPNNKRYAVGKNASFAITAGQGPGHSFKASNIQIAGSPNGPDAEHPAANVGYIMSYVNTMSSDHVTNPTDVQLGEAMQAFTPESLPAINTLARSFVLCDNWFSEVPGPTQPNRLYTHAATSVGLQYNDWQRVFDVRTVYNLLEDAGKTWGVYYADDNDVAKFSQLTAKVYDSDDEVQADRANGVKGGFFDYKTFFQKHAEAGTLPAYTFIEPAFGDSGSTKDAVNSMHAPHDVRPGDQLVAEIYAALRSNEELWNKTLFIVTFDEHGGFHDHVVPAAAPNPDGINGQESNRAPAFAFDRLGLRVPAILASPWLPAGQIVSEPYQHTSIISTVREIFGLAGPLTKRDASARSFAALLDRLDAPRTDAPASLDAAAAPEITHGDKSSPDHPANQPPDPLLQEKTEGWMNLMQSTFPDEPPPEMPKTNREAHAYIRSSVRRYSNHRAKSKQPSST, encoded by the coding sequence ATGGCCATTTCGAAGATCGAGCACGTCGTCGTGCTCATGCTGGAGAACCGCTCGTTCGATCACCTCATGGGCTTCTTCCCCGGCGCCAACGGGCTGAAGGGCGACGAATACAACCTGCGCCAGCCGTTCGAGCCCGAGTCGCCGAACAACAAGCGCTACGCCGTCGGCAAGAATGCCTCGTTCGCGATCACGGCGGGGCAGGGGCCCGGACACTCGTTCAAGGCGTCGAACATCCAGATCGCCGGCTCGCCGAATGGCCCCGACGCCGAGCATCCGGCGGCGAACGTCGGTTACATCATGAGCTACGTGAACACCATGAGCTCCGACCACGTCACCAATCCCACGGACGTGCAGCTCGGCGAGGCCATGCAGGCGTTCACGCCGGAGAGCCTGCCCGCGATCAATACGCTCGCGCGCTCGTTCGTGCTTTGCGACAACTGGTTCTCCGAGGTACCGGGGCCGACGCAGCCGAACCGGCTCTATACCCACGCGGCCACCTCGGTCGGGCTCCAGTACAACGACTGGCAGCGCGTCTTCGACGTGCGCACGGTCTACAACCTCCTCGAGGACGCGGGCAAGACCTGGGGCGTTTACTACGCCGACGATAACGACGTCGCGAAGTTCTCCCAGCTCACGGCGAAGGTCTACGACAGCGACGACGAGGTCCAGGCCGACCGCGCGAACGGCGTCAAGGGGGGCTTCTTCGATTACAAGACCTTCTTCCAGAAGCACGCGGAGGCGGGCACGCTGCCGGCCTACACCTTCATCGAACCGGCGTTCGGCGATTCGGGCTCCACGAAGGACGCGGTCAACTCGATGCACGCGCCGCACGACGTGCGCCCGGGCGACCAGCTCGTCGCGGAGATCTACGCGGCCCTGCGCTCGAACGAGGAGCTGTGGAACAAGACGCTCTTCATCGTCACCTTCGACGAGCACGGCGGCTTCCATGACCACGTCGTGCCCGCGGCGGCGCCGAATCCGGACGGCATCAACGGCCAGGAGAGCAATCGTGCCCCCGCGTTCGCATTCGACCGGCTCGGCCTGCGCGTGCCCGCGATCCTCGCGTCGCCCTGGCTGCCGGCCGGGCAGATCGTCTCGGAGCCGTACCAGCACACCTCGATCATCTCGACGGTGCGCGAGATCTTCGGCCTCGCGGGCCCATTGACGAAGCGCGACGCCTCGGCGCGCTCCTTCGCCGCGCTGCTCGACCGGCTCGATGCGCCGCGGACCGACGCGCCCGCGTCGCTCGACGCCGCAGCGGCCCCCGAGATCACCCACGGCGACAAGAGCAGCCCGGATCACCCGGCCAACCAGCCGCCCGACCCGCTGCTCCAGGAGAAGACCGAGGGCTGGATGAACCTGATGCAATCGACCTTCCCCGACGAGCCGCCGCCGGAGATGCCCAAGACGAACCGCGAGGCGCACGCGTACATTCGCAGCTCCGTCCGGCGCTACAGCAATCACCGCGCGAAGTCGAAGCAGCCGTCGTCGACCTGA
- a CDS encoding methyl-accepting chemotaxis protein: MFRSWTVVQQGIAASVSAFCIMVAVGVLTGLNIGRLLDASRAALASQDDERELSAFLVGLDEAEAGKRGYVITGEDEDLAPYHAGKDTASRSIERLRVALEDDPAQKTRVDALASLVTERMREMDATVEARRQGGFDAAAKAVREDRERKTMARIRALAAEMRTHQQDIVGAQRALIDRTAARIPRDAIIGGIIYGCWIALAVSYVLARLSRRVVTAVARILGAAAELEAAAAQQGKGAKGQVAAATEVSTTVSQLVSTSRQIAESAQQVTQVAGATTAAAKSGTGTVEGAQEAIDAVRRQVDHIVTHMLDLGKRSQEIGGILDIINDLAEQTNILAINATIEAVGAGDAGRRFGVVASEIRKLADRVGGSTKDIRRLIEEIRGAANTTVMATEDGAKAVDIGSKRFTEVTESFRRIVDLVGNTAQAAREIELSTKQQTSAMEQVAGAIADVAQTARESESGTAQTVQTAAELMTLANQLTDAFQRPVESR; this comes from the coding sequence ATGTTTCGTTCGTGGACCGTCGTACAGCAGGGCATCGCGGCGAGCGTCAGCGCGTTTTGCATCATGGTCGCGGTTGGAGTGCTCACTGGCTTGAACATCGGCCGGCTGCTCGACGCGAGCCGCGCGGCGCTGGCGTCGCAGGACGACGAGCGGGAACTGTCGGCCTTCCTCGTCGGCCTCGATGAGGCCGAGGCAGGAAAGCGCGGATACGTGATCACGGGCGAGGACGAGGACCTCGCGCCCTACCACGCAGGCAAGGACACGGCGAGCCGCTCGATCGAGCGGCTGCGCGTGGCTCTCGAGGACGATCCGGCCCAGAAAACGAGGGTCGACGCGCTGGCGTCGCTCGTGACAGAGCGCATGCGCGAGATGGACGCTACCGTCGAGGCGCGCCGGCAGGGCGGCTTCGATGCGGCAGCGAAGGCCGTACGTGAAGACCGCGAGCGCAAGACGATGGCCCGCATCCGCGCGCTGGCGGCCGAGATGCGGACGCACCAGCAGGACATCGTCGGCGCGCAAAGAGCGCTGATCGACCGCACGGCGGCGCGCATCCCGCGCGACGCAATCATCGGGGGCATCATCTACGGATGCTGGATCGCGCTGGCGGTGTCGTATGTCCTGGCCAGGCTCTCCAGGCGCGTCGTCACCGCGGTCGCGCGAATCCTGGGCGCGGCGGCCGAGCTCGAGGCGGCCGCGGCCCAGCAGGGGAAGGGCGCCAAAGGCCAGGTCGCGGCCGCGACCGAGGTCTCGACGACGGTGAGCCAGCTCGTCTCGACGTCGCGCCAGATCGCCGAGAGCGCACAGCAGGTGACGCAGGTGGCCGGCGCGACCACGGCCGCCGCGAAGAGCGGCACGGGGACGGTGGAGGGCGCGCAGGAGGCGATCGACGCGGTCCGCCGGCAGGTCGATCACATCGTCACGCACATGCTCGATCTCGGCAAACGCTCGCAGGAGATCGGCGGGATCCTCGATATCATCAACGACCTCGCCGAGCAGACGAACATCCTCGCGATCAACGCCACCATCGAGGCCGTCGGCGCGGGCGATGCGGGCCGGCGCTTCGGCGTCGTCGCGAGCGAGATCCGCAAGCTCGCCGATCGCGTGGGCGGCTCGACCAAGGACATCCGCCGCCTCATCGAGGAGATCCGCGGCGCCGCCAACACGACCGTGATGGCCACCGAGGACGGGGCCAAGGCGGTCGACATCGGCTCGAAGCGATTCACCGAGGTCACGGAGAGCTTCCGCCGGATCGTCGATCTCGTGGGCAACACCGCACAGGCCGCGCGGGAGATCGAGCTCAGCACGAAGCAGCAGACGAGCGCCATGGAGCAGGTCGCCGGGGCCATCGCCGACGTGGCCCAGACCGCGCGCGAGAGCGAGAGCGGCACGGCGCAGACCGTTCAGACCGCCGCCGAGCTCATGACCCTGGCGAATCAGCTCACCGACGCCTTCCAGCGCCCCGTTGAAAGTCGATGA
- a CDS encoding nuclease A inhibitor family protein, producing the protein MKADPTATLSSIEEAARGLLFPSESDRPLLPYRFGPEEPTPEAVLRARGLPAETPVEEVSLASFFEGVTQAPEGAAEEDATAERFRALVALLERELTELRVLRVGKVDIDALVLGRHPSGEWIGVSTQLVET; encoded by the coding sequence ATGAAAGCCGACCCGACCGCGACCCTGAGCTCGATCGAAGAGGCCGCGCGCGGCCTCCTCTTCCCCAGCGAATCCGACCGCCCGCTCCTCCCCTACCGCTTCGGCCCCGAGGAGCCGACGCCCGAGGCGGTCCTGCGGGCGCGCGGGCTGCCCGCGGAGACGCCCGTCGAAGAGGTCTCCCTGGCTTCGTTCTTCGAGGGCGTCACCCAGGCGCCCGAGGGGGCGGCGGAAGAGGACGCGACGGCGGAGCGATTCAGGGCGCTGGTCGCGCTCCTCGAACGGGAGCTGACCGAGCTGCGCGTCTTGCGGGTGGGGAAGGTCGACATCGACGCGCTGGTGCTCGGCCGGCACCCGTCGGGCGAGTGGATCGGCGTGAGCACGCAGCTCGTCGAGACGTGA
- a CDS encoding cytochrome-c peroxidase — translation MTTRRALFVAITLAALSGCETEEELVDGTFTQAEWDIVKTLSPLPKPGPDTTNKYADDPKAIELGQRLFFEKGYSGPIVTSNDLGMMGETGKVSCESCHIKEDWLIDTRSQPNATSVAIDWFFRNSPTLVNVASYEEVFGWSGFNDNLWGKTLIPAEFVMGTDRTGIARFLYANESYRGAYDAVFDPDLDPGLADESRFPATLMSPTWNNDGWMKMPAEDRKIVNTAYANFGKALGAYLRQLYSGNAPFDRYVAGDTTAIDESAKRGLRLFVGKAACVACHKGPNFSDNEFHVTGVSAEGVEHAKPNDPGRWDGIPIYLGWDFNTAGPHNDDPSIDRTKGWMQEDKWQGAFRTKGLRSVAKTAPFLHTGKLATLREVVEFYNEGGDKGDYAGTKDELMVPLNLTPGEIDDLVAFLETLTGDPIPASLLEDTSFTGGGKP, via the coding sequence ATGACGACGAGGCGCGCATTGTTCGTGGCCATCACCTTGGCCGCGCTCTCTGGTTGTGAGACCGAGGAGGAGCTGGTCGACGGGACCTTCACGCAGGCCGAGTGGGACATCGTGAAGACGCTCTCGCCGCTCCCGAAGCCCGGGCCTGACACGACGAACAAGTACGCCGACGATCCGAAGGCCATCGAGCTCGGACAGCGGCTGTTCTTCGAGAAGGGCTATTCGGGGCCGATCGTGACGTCGAACGATCTCGGCATGATGGGCGAGACCGGCAAGGTGTCGTGCGAGAGCTGCCACATCAAAGAGGACTGGCTCATCGACACGCGCTCGCAGCCGAACGCGACGTCGGTCGCGATCGACTGGTTTTTCCGCAACTCGCCCACGCTCGTGAACGTGGCCTCGTACGAGGAGGTCTTCGGCTGGAGCGGCTTCAACGACAACCTCTGGGGCAAGACGCTCATCCCGGCCGAGTTCGTGATGGGCACCGATCGCACGGGGATCGCGCGGTTCCTCTACGCGAACGAGAGCTATCGCGGCGCGTACGACGCGGTCTTCGATCCGGACCTCGATCCGGGGCTCGCCGACGAGTCGCGCTTCCCGGCGACGCTCATGTCGCCCACGTGGAACAACGACGGGTGGATGAAGATGCCGGCCGAGGACCGGAAGATCGTGAACACCGCGTACGCCAATTTCGGCAAGGCGCTCGGCGCGTACCTGCGGCAGCTCTACAGCGGCAACGCTCCCTTCGATCGGTACGTCGCAGGTGACACGACGGCGATCGACGAGAGCGCCAAGCGTGGCCTGCGCCTGTTCGTGGGCAAGGCGGCGTGCGTCGCGTGCCACAAGGGCCCGAACTTCTCCGACAACGAGTTCCACGTGACGGGCGTGTCGGCCGAGGGCGTCGAGCACGCGAAGCCGAACGACCCCGGGCGCTGGGACGGCATCCCCATCTATCTCGGCTGGGACTTCAACACGGCCGGCCCGCACAACGACGACCCGAGCATCGACCGCACGAAGGGCTGGATGCAGGAGGACAAGTGGCAGGGCGCGTTCCGCACGAAGGGCCTGCGCTCGGTCGCGAAGACGGCGCCCTTCCTGCACACCGGGAAGCTGGCGACGCTCCGAGAGGTGGTCGAGTTCTACAACGAGGGCGGCGACAAGGGCGACTACGCGGGCACGAAGGACGAGCTGATGGTGCCGCTCAACCTGACGCCCGGCGAGATCGACGACCTCGTCGCGTTCCTCGAGACGCTGACGGGCGATCCGATCCCCGCGTCGCTGCTCGAGGACACGTCGTTCACGGGCGGGGGCAAACCCTGA
- a CDS encoding LOG family protein yields the protein MATTTEMRGVATYDSRAQRWTASGESWHLSAIDGAKARITFAEPMALGESGDLAPTDYSLVVTPRGLPPAGVSLDVGNVAEDGFDVTWRGCSDHPGSFTLSFQVSGVKSDPVPDDRDLTRSESIGDVHAARMLFQYEAKYGTVSVMSSASIESKETVEKKIAALSEGAAALESEIGKEEDPAKKAELRESLRDSREKLSRQKRILKNSVRYWDSAKRFGELWGAYAAGEQEKALGGKYVPICTGGGPGIMYAVASGARSQNAQVLGIDTKFGNDEFHDLKDDYTLPSNIRLRMNDFAVREAALINYSNVILFWPGGYGTCWEVCETLSKIQTHRLRKRRIKAIFVHSEFWKPFFELVAHFREYGTVNAWGDRIKIPGVDDELPDVAYIAELVDTPEDAFARARSFVEELNARNELVLGVEAV from the coding sequence ATGGCAACCACGACCGAAATGCGGGGCGTCGCGACGTACGATTCCAGGGCGCAGCGGTGGACCGCGTCCGGAGAGAGCTGGCACCTGAGCGCAATCGACGGCGCGAAGGCGCGCATCACGTTTGCCGAGCCGATGGCGCTCGGCGAGTCGGGCGATCTCGCGCCCACCGATTACAGCCTCGTGGTCACGCCGCGCGGGCTTCCCCCGGCGGGCGTGTCGCTCGACGTCGGCAACGTGGCCGAGGACGGCTTCGACGTGACGTGGCGCGGCTGCTCCGACCATCCGGGCTCGTTCACGCTCTCCTTCCAGGTGAGCGGCGTGAAATCGGATCCGGTGCCCGACGACCGCGACCTGACGCGGAGCGAATCGATTGGCGACGTGCACGCGGCGCGCATGCTGTTTCAGTACGAGGCCAAATACGGCACCGTCAGCGTGATGTCCTCTGCGAGCATCGAGTCGAAGGAGACGGTCGAGAAGAAGATCGCCGCCCTGTCGGAGGGAGCCGCGGCGCTCGAGTCCGAGATTGGCAAGGAGGAGGACCCGGCGAAGAAGGCCGAGCTGCGCGAATCGCTGCGCGACAGCCGCGAGAAGCTGAGCCGGCAGAAGCGCATCTTGAAGAATTCGGTGCGCTACTGGGACTCGGCGAAGCGCTTCGGCGAGCTGTGGGGCGCTTACGCGGCCGGCGAGCAGGAGAAGGCGCTCGGCGGCAAGTACGTGCCGATCTGCACGGGCGGCGGGCCCGGGATCATGTACGCGGTCGCCAGCGGCGCGCGGTCGCAGAATGCGCAGGTGCTCGGCATCGACACGAAGTTCGGCAATGACGAGTTCCACGACCTGAAGGACGACTACACGCTGCCGTCGAACATCCGCCTGCGGATGAACGATTTCGCCGTCCGCGAGGCTGCGCTCATCAACTACTCGAACGTGATCCTGTTCTGGCCGGGCGGCTATGGCACGTGCTGGGAGGTGTGCGAGACGCTCTCGAAGATCCAGACCCACCGCCTGCGCAAGCGCCGCATCAAGGCGATCTTCGTGCATTCGGAGTTCTGGAAGCCCTTCTTCGAGCTGGTCGCGCACTTCCGCGAATACGGGACGGTGAACGCCTGGGGGGACCGTATCAAGATCCCGGGCGTCGACGACGAGCTGCCCGACGTGGCGTACATCGCCGAGCTGGTCGACACGCCGGAGGACGCGTTCGCGCGGGCGCGATCGTTCGTCGAGGAACTGAATGCACGGAACGAGCTGGTGCTCGGTGTGGAGGCGGTATGA
- a CDS encoding ester cyclase: MSVETTDKSKTDLWDKHLAAEFGSKNTEEVLSTMTDEPRVNIVALMAGANGRKELEGFYSNHFLNQLPPDIEAIPVSRTVGESRVVDEMILRFTHSIQMDWMLPGVPPTGKRIELAMVAVVQMQDGKIAHEHIYWDNATVLYQAGLLDSPTLPLVGAESARQVLDPSRPMNTLIRRAAEINGAR; encoded by the coding sequence ATGAGCGTCGAAACCACCGACAAGTCGAAAACAGACCTCTGGGACAAGCACCTGGCCGCAGAATTCGGCAGCAAGAACACCGAGGAAGTGCTGTCGACGATGACGGACGAGCCTCGGGTCAACATCGTCGCCCTGATGGCCGGCGCGAACGGGCGCAAAGAGCTCGAGGGGTTCTACTCGAACCATTTCTTGAACCAGCTTCCGCCGGATATCGAGGCGATCCCCGTCTCCAGGACCGTGGGCGAGAGCCGCGTCGTCGACGAGATGATCCTGCGGTTCACCCACTCGATCCAGATGGATTGGATGCTGCCCGGCGTGCCCCCGACGGGGAAGCGGATCGAGCTCGCGATGGTGGCCGTCGTCCAAATGCAAGACGGCAAGATCGCTCACGAGCACATCTATTGGGACAACGCCACCGTGCTCTATCAAGCAGGGCTCCTCGATTCGCCGACGCTCCCCCTCGTCGGCGCAGAGAGCGCAAGGCAGGTCCTCGATCCCAGCCGCCCGATGAACACGCTCATCCGGCGCGCGGCAGAGATCAACGGCGCTCGATGA
- the rpiA gene encoding ribose-5-phosphate isomerase RpiA produces the protein MSDENDVVEREKELAARAAVEYVTSGMRVGLGSGTTSAYAVKALGERVKGGLDIVAVATSKDTQALAISVGIPMITTTVPLALDLTIDGADEFDPELRLIKGGGGDLLHEKIVASASRREIIIADHRKQVQVLGAFPLPVEVIPIAWTLVAKAIRGLGGNPVLRGAKGAAAGTPFITDEGNFILDCSFGPIREPEALARDLEPIPGIVEHGLFLGYASEVLLAVGDRVERILPPQKGGARG, from the coding sequence ATGAGCGACGAGAACGACGTCGTGGAGAGGGAGAAGGAGCTCGCGGCGCGCGCGGCCGTCGAATACGTCACCTCGGGCATGCGGGTCGGCCTCGGCAGCGGCACGACCAGCGCGTATGCGGTGAAGGCGCTCGGCGAGCGGGTGAAGGGCGGGCTCGACATCGTCGCCGTCGCGACCTCGAAGGACACGCAGGCGCTGGCGATCTCGGTCGGCATTCCGATGATCACGACCACCGTGCCGCTCGCGCTCGACCTCACGATCGACGGCGCGGACGAGTTCGACCCGGAGCTGCGTCTCATCAAGGGCGGCGGGGGCGATCTATTGCACGAGAAGATCGTCGCGAGCGCCAGCCGGCGGGAGATCATCATCGCCGATCACAGAAAGCAGGTGCAGGTGCTGGGCGCGTTTCCTTTGCCCGTCGAGGTGATTCCGATCGCCTGGACGCTCGTCGCCAAGGCCATTCGTGGCCTCGGCGGCAATCCCGTGCTGCGGGGGGCGAAGGGAGCGGCCGCCGGCACGCCGTTCATCACCGACGAGGGCAATTTCATCCTCGATTGCAGCTTCGGCCCCATCCGCGAGCCCGAGGCGCTCGCGCGGGACCTGGAGCCGATCCCCGGGATCGTCGAGCACGGGCTCTTCCTCGGGTACGCAAGCGAGGTTCTCCTCGCGGTCGGCGATCGTGTCGAGAGGATTCTACCGCCCCAGAAAGGAGGCGCCCGTGGTTGA
- a CDS encoding TetR/AcrR family transcriptional regulator has product MKLPTEKRERIIDLAIEEFSERPYAQASLSRIVARAGIAKGSVYQYFDDKRELYRWLLTEELPRRKLAHLDAHPPPAGSDLFDTLEHMFVAGLGFLLENPRLARLGATVLEPTAEPEIRELHAEVRALRHAYLVRVVREAQDAGSVRQNADAELVAHLVAALMSAGLSDALLGRLGVTLHGLLADPSVASRMTLAEVRALAREATLVLRRGIGAPS; this is encoded by the coding sequence TTGAAGCTGCCCACCGAGAAGCGGGAGCGGATCATCGACCTCGCCATCGAGGAGTTCTCCGAGCGCCCGTACGCCCAGGCGTCGCTGTCGCGCATCGTGGCCCGCGCGGGTATCGCCAAGGGCAGCGTCTACCAGTATTTCGATGATAAACGCGAGCTTTACCGCTGGCTTTTGACCGAGGAGCTGCCTCGCCGCAAGCTCGCGCACCTCGACGCGCACCCGCCGCCCGCGGGCAGCGATCTGTTCGACACGCTCGAGCACATGTTCGTCGCGGGCCTCGGCTTCCTCCTCGAAAACCCGCGCCTGGCGCGCCTCGGCGCCACGGTCCTCGAGCCCACGGCCGAGCCCGAGATCCGCGAGCTGCACGCCGAGGTCCGGGCCCTGCGCCACGCGTATCTGGTGCGGGTGGTGCGCGAGGCGCAGGATGCGGGCTCGGTGCGACAGAACGCCGACGCCGAGCTCGTCGCGCACCTCGTCGCGGCGCTGATGAGCGCGGGGCTGTCGGACGCGCTGCTCGGGCGGCTCGGCGTCACGCTGCACGGGCTCCTCGCCGACCCGAGCGTCGCGTCGCGGATGACGCTCGCGGAGGTGCGGGCCCTCGCGCGCGAGGCGACGCTCGTGCTTCGCCGCGGCATCGGCGCGCCGAGCTGA
- a CDS encoding c-type cytochrome, with the protein MRSPGRAWLVALLPATLLGAASAGATIAEEPAPPSAPAIARAPLPAPRGGAVALDRDNLVAYVADGDNQALHRVDLTTGSVVTTPLGCAPQELLLIAPDRIAVTLRGCSEVRVLDLDIAGEGTVAARASVPAEPWGLALTPRGELLVTSAYGRALTALDAETLAPRFAFALGREPRGVTITADGRRAFVTHAVGDALSIVDLDGGAGGERPTVRQVRALGGRYRNRVDAAVGANLQHPTSSLAYVAVPNETGTRLFVPHLVVQNGEGTRAFVASGYGGVSIEQDTSAPAMAVIDVARERTLGAVEGGDVPQGFIRIASSFVPTAAPAGSPARQARAAAVMGNALLVASHGTNELVELDARSLDPAMAPRRVFAVGDGPAGVDVDPRTNIAVVWNQRSHDLSVVSLGSGDVDTMPVAEDPLRSDLARGRRLFHAEDDRRISRDGRACASCHPEGRDDGLVWRLGEGPRQTLSLAGHVERGPYGWHGVHATLEDNIRETSIRLGGSGLSEEDLKALASYLREGLRAPEHVASSSAEEPLVARGREVFTSEKTGCNTCHALGSGTSDRAVHDVGSRAKDEERAAFRTPPLGMLEATAPYFHDGRYATLEALLDDNLDRMGQTSHLSPDDRAALLAFLRTL; encoded by the coding sequence ATGCGCTCCCCCGGCCGTGCATGGCTCGTCGCCCTCCTGCCCGCCACCCTGCTCGGCGCCGCCTCCGCAGGCGCCACCATCGCCGAGGAACCCGCGCCTCCTTCTGCGCCTGCCATCGCGCGCGCCCCGCTCCCGGCTCCGCGCGGCGGCGCCGTGGCGCTCGACCGGGACAACCTCGTCGCCTACGTGGCCGACGGCGACAACCAGGCCCTGCACCGCGTCGATCTGACGACCGGGAGCGTCGTCACGACGCCGCTCGGATGTGCCCCGCAGGAGCTGCTGCTCATCGCGCCCGATCGCATCGCGGTCACCCTGCGCGGCTGCAGCGAGGTCCGCGTCCTCGACCTCGACATCGCCGGCGAAGGCACCGTCGCCGCGCGCGCGTCGGTCCCCGCGGAGCCCTGGGGCCTTGCGCTCACGCCGCGCGGCGAGCTGCTCGTCACCTCTGCGTATGGCCGCGCGCTGACCGCGCTCGACGCCGAGACGCTCGCGCCCCGCTTCGCGTTCGCCCTCGGTCGCGAGCCTCGCGGGGTCACGATCACCGCGGACGGGCGGCGCGCCTTCGTGACCCACGCGGTGGGGGACGCGCTGTCGATCGTCGATCTCGACGGCGGCGCCGGGGGCGAGCGTCCCACGGTTCGTCAGGTCCGCGCGCTCGGCGGGCGTTACAGAAACCGCGTCGATGCTGCGGTCGGCGCGAACCTCCAGCACCCGACCTCGTCGCTCGCATACGTCGCGGTCCCCAACGAGACGGGCACGCGGCTGTTCGTCCCGCACCTCGTCGTGCAGAACGGCGAGGGGACGCGCGCCTTCGTGGCGTCGGGCTACGGCGGCGTGTCGATCGAGCAGGACACGTCGGCGCCCGCGATGGCTGTGATCGACGTTGCGCGCGAGCGGACGCTCGGGGCGGTCGAGGGCGGAGACGTGCCGCAAGGGTTCATCCGCATCGCGTCGAGCTTCGTGCCCACGGCGGCTCCTGCGGGGTCGCCCGCACGCCAGGCGCGCGCCGCGGCCGTGATGGGCAACGCGCTGCTCGTCGCCTCGCACGGGACCAACGAGCTGGTCGAGCTCGACGCGCGCTCGCTCGATCCGGCCATGGCCCCGCGGCGCGTCTTCGCCGTCGGCGACGGCCCCGCGGGCGTCGACGTCGATCCGCGCACCAACATCGCGGTCGTGTGGAATCAGCGCTCGCATGATCTTTCGGTGGTGAGCCTCGGCTCGGGCGACGTGGACACGATGCCCGTCGCGGAGGACCCCTTGCGGAGCGATCTCGCGCGCGGCCGGCGGCTCTTCCACGCGGAGGACGATCGGCGCATCTCGCGCGACGGCCGCGCCTGCGCGAGCTGTCACCCCGAGGGGCGCGACGACGGCCTGGTCTGGCGCCTCGGCGAGGGCCCGAGGCAGACGCTCTCGCTCGCGGGCCACGTCGAGCGCGGCCCCTACGGCTGGCACGGCGTGCACGCGACGCTCGAGGACAACATCCGCGAGACCTCGATCCGCCTCGGCGGCTCGGGCCTGTCCGAGGAGGACCTGAAGGCGCTCGCGAGCTACCTGCGCGAAGGCCTGCGCGCGCCCGAGCACGTCGCGTCGAGCTCGGCCGAGGAGCCGCTCGTCGCGCGAGGCCGCGAGGTGTTCACCTCCGAGAAGACGGGCTGCAACACCTGTCACGCGCTCGGCAGCGGCACGAGCGATCGGGCCGTGCACGACGTCGGCTCGCGCGCGAAGGACGAGGAGCGCGCGGCCTTCCGCACCCCTCCGCTCGGCATGCTCGAGGCGACCGCGCCCTACTTCCACGACGGCCGCTACGCGACGCTCGAGGCGCTGCTCGACGACAACCTCGATCGCATGGGCCAGACGAGCCACCTCTCCCCCGACGACCGCGCCGCGCTGCTCGCGTTCCTGAGGACCCTGTGA